In a genomic window of Pseudomonas mohnii:
- the glyA gene encoding serine hydroxymethyltransferase, which translates to MFSRDLTIAKYDADLFAAMEQEAQRQEEHIELIASENYTSPAVMEAQGSVLTNKYAEGYPGKRYYGGCEYVDVVEQLAIDRAKELFGADYANVQPHAGSQANSAVYLALLSAGDTILGMSLAHGGHLTHGASVSSSGKLYNAIQYGIDANGLIDYDEVERLAVEHKPKMIVAGFSAYSQILDFPRFRAIADKVGAYLFVDMAHVAGLVAAGVYPNPVPFADVVTTTTHKTLRGPRGGLILARANADIEKKLNSAVFPGAQGGPLEHVIAAKAICFKEALQPEFKAYQQQVVKNAKAMAGVFIERGFDVVSGGTENHLFLLSLIKQEISGKDADAALGKAFITVNKNSVPNDPRSPFVTSGLRFGTPAVTTRGFKEAECKELAGWICDILADLNNEAVIDAVREKVKAICKKLPVYGA; encoded by the coding sequence ATGTTCAGCCGTGATTTGACTATTGCCAAGTACGACGCCGATCTCTTTGCCGCCATGGAGCAAGAAGCTCAGCGCCAGGAAGAGCACATTGAGCTGATCGCTTCGGAAAACTACACCAGCCCTGCGGTGATGGAAGCTCAAGGCTCGGTACTGACCAACAAGTACGCCGAAGGCTACCCGGGCAAGCGCTACTACGGTGGCTGCGAGTACGTCGATGTGGTCGAGCAACTGGCCATCGACCGTGCAAAAGAGCTGTTCGGCGCCGATTACGCCAACGTCCAGCCACACGCTGGCTCCCAGGCCAACAGCGCCGTTTACCTGGCCCTGCTCTCGGCTGGTGACACCATCCTGGGCATGAGCCTGGCCCACGGTGGTCACCTGACCCACGGTGCCAGCGTTTCGTCCTCCGGCAAGCTGTACAACGCCATCCAGTACGGCATCGATGCCAACGGCCTGATCGACTACGACGAAGTCGAGCGCCTGGCGGTTGAGCACAAGCCGAAAATGATCGTGGCCGGTTTCTCTGCCTACTCGCAGATCCTGGACTTCCCGCGTTTCCGCGCAATTGCCGACAAGGTGGGCGCCTACCTGTTCGTCGACATGGCCCACGTGGCCGGTCTGGTCGCCGCTGGCGTCTACCCGAACCCGGTTCCTTTCGCTGACGTCGTGACCACCACCACCCACAAGACCCTGCGCGGTCCACGTGGCGGCCTGATCCTGGCTCGCGCCAACGCCGACATCGAGAAAAAGCTGAACTCCGCCGTGTTCCCTGGCGCCCAGGGTGGCCCGCTGGAGCACGTGATCGCAGCCAAGGCGATCTGCTTCAAGGAAGCGCTGCAGCCTGAGTTCAAGGCTTACCAGCAACAAGTGGTGAAAAACGCCAAGGCCATGGCCGGTGTGTTCATCGAGCGTGGTTTCGACGTTGTATCGGGCGGTACCGAAAACCACCTGTTCCTGTTGTCGCTGATCAAGCAGGAAATCTCCGGTAAAGACGCTGACGCCGCGCTGGGCAAGGCGTTCATCACCGTGAACAAGAACTCCGTGCCAAACGATCCGCGCTCCCCGTTCGTCACCTCCGGCCTGCGCTTCGGCACTCCGGCCGTGACCACTCGCGGCTTCAAGGAAGCAGAGTGCAAGGAACTGGCCGGCTGGATCTGCGACATCCTGGCTGACCTGAACAACGAAGCGGTGATCGACGCCGTTCGTGAGAAAGTCAAAGCCATCTGCAAGAAGCTGCCGGTATACGGTGCTTGA
- a CDS encoding sensor domain-containing protein encodes MSNVPSPLTTSAPLTAPGSPLRGTLIGALATLVLLLLALLFWQLLDQLRETQKNQRQYTIDYTADLAAQVSLNMALNAQIALNLLPIVEQPQSPDEQQELLRKLQKSLPDLVSLALLSPSGVILNDSADNSEDADFLSELVRRSGAQRHYFSNAIDGSAVHLLLHQASGSTRGYWALRLKPTFLSSLTNLTDVTGRPQWLVENRFNHQIISRDEALPLVNPGTLTQDDVANSVLTVPLSSSDWQLRGLFDRQRVLEELLPAFIGKCLLGLAFSMLPFIVLLNMRRRQRQLHEGRRRYQEIFEGTGVALCVLNISGLKNAFDKAQLQNTEQLQAWLAVPQSRRQLLQELRITEVNQVALQLLNVTTSAQAWKLLIDGNPLGDSAIGNQVLEAVLNQQKQLELEIKLENASGRDQHLWLVLRLPEDPEDYKAVILSITDITSRKLIELSLLEREGFWSDVVRTVPDHLYVQDVISQRMIFSNHHLGQTLGYNRTELQQMGEYFWEILLHPEDADFYHRSRQAQRQAGYRQLMQCQLRFRHHNGGWRRFEIREQALARDKHDQVTRIIGVAKDITDQIEASESLRDSEQRYRMLAESISDVIFSTDSRMALNYVSPSVQSVLGYEVEWIFHNGWQSTIANPQQLTGIFHLMDRVSKALDKPDQLALLRSQVQTQLFLFDCLRADGRKIPIELRLVLVWDEHGAFEGVLGVGRDISQQRRAEKDLRMAATVFEHSTSAILITDPAGYIVQANEAFSRVSGYAVEQVLDQLPNMLTVDEQQEAHLRYVLKQLSQHSTWEGEVWLKRRNGEHYPAWVGITAVLDDEGDLASYVCFFTDISERKASEQRIHRLAYYDALTHLPNRTLFQDRLHTALQAAERQKSWVVLMFLDLDRFKPINDSLGHAAGDRMLKDMATRLLGCVDDDDTVARMGGDEFTLLLQPRANRQIALNRAIHVAEQILASLVKPFVLEGREFFVTASIGIALSPQDGNELSQLMKNADTAMYHAKERGKNNFQFYQADMNASALERLELESDLRHALEQNEFVLYYQPQFSGDGKRLTGAEALLRWRHPRRGLVPPGDFIPVLEELGLVVDVGDWVISEACRQLKNWHQTKVRVPKVSVNISARQFSDGQLGTRIATILKETGLPPACLELELTESILMREVCEAMQILDGLKNLGLSIAVDDFGTGYSSLNYLKQFPIDVLKIDRTFVDGLPSGEQDAQIARAIIAMAHSLNLAVIAEGVETQEQLDFLREHGCDEVQGYLFGRPMPANKFAAQFSNDALFMFD; translated from the coding sequence TTGTCCAACGTCCCTTCGCCCCTGACCACCAGCGCACCATTAACGGCGCCCGGCTCTCCCCTGCGCGGAACGCTCATAGGCGCGTTGGCGACGCTTGTACTATTGCTGCTCGCGTTGCTGTTCTGGCAGCTGCTGGATCAGTTGCGCGAAACACAGAAAAACCAGCGTCAGTACACCATCGACTACACCGCTGATCTGGCCGCACAAGTCAGCCTGAACATGGCGCTCAACGCGCAGATCGCCCTTAACCTGCTACCGATCGTCGAACAACCGCAAAGTCCCGACGAACAGCAGGAGCTGCTGCGCAAACTGCAAAAGTCCCTGCCCGACCTGGTCAGCCTGGCATTGCTCAGCCCGTCCGGAGTCATCCTCAATGACAGCGCCGACAACAGCGAAGACGCCGATTTCCTGAGCGAACTGGTCCGTCGCAGCGGTGCCCAGCGTCACTACTTCAGCAATGCCATCGACGGCTCGGCGGTGCATCTGCTGTTGCATCAGGCCAGCGGCAGTACCCGCGGCTACTGGGCCTTGCGCCTGAAGCCGACGTTTCTTTCGTCACTGACCAATCTGACTGACGTGACCGGCCGACCGCAGTGGCTGGTGGAAAACCGCTTCAACCACCAGATCATCAGTCGCGATGAAGCCCTTCCCCTGGTCAACCCGGGCACGCTGACCCAGGACGATGTGGCCAACAGCGTGCTGACCGTGCCCTTGAGCAGCAGCGACTGGCAACTACGTGGATTGTTCGATCGGCAACGTGTACTTGAAGAACTGCTGCCGGCCTTCATTGGCAAGTGCCTGCTGGGCCTGGCCTTTTCCATGCTGCCGTTTATCGTCCTGCTGAACATGCGCCGCCGCCAGCGCCAGTTGCATGAAGGGCGTCGACGTTATCAGGAGATCTTCGAAGGCACCGGCGTCGCACTGTGCGTGCTCAACATATCCGGCCTTAAAAACGCATTCGACAAGGCTCAATTGCAGAACACCGAACAACTGCAAGCGTGGCTGGCGGTCCCGCAGAGTCGCCGGCAATTGTTGCAGGAATTGCGCATAACCGAAGTCAATCAGGTTGCACTGCAACTGCTCAACGTCACGACCTCCGCTCAAGCCTGGAAGTTGCTGATCGACGGCAACCCGCTTGGGGACAGTGCCATCGGCAATCAGGTGCTCGAAGCGGTCCTCAACCAGCAAAAGCAGCTTGAACTGGAAATCAAACTGGAGAACGCCAGTGGTCGGGACCAGCATCTGTGGCTGGTGCTGCGCCTGCCGGAAGATCCCGAGGACTATAAAGCGGTGATCCTGAGCATCACCGACATCACCAGCCGTAAACTCATCGAGCTGTCTCTGCTGGAGCGCGAAGGATTCTGGTCCGACGTGGTGCGAACCGTGCCCGATCACTTGTACGTGCAGGACGTGATCAGCCAACGAATGATCTTCAGCAACCACCATCTGGGTCAGACGCTGGGATACAACCGCACCGAACTGCAACAGATGGGCGAGTATTTCTGGGAAATCCTCCTGCACCCCGAAGACGCCGACTTCTATCACCGTTCGCGCCAGGCCCAGAGGCAAGCCGGTTATCGGCAATTGATGCAGTGTCAGTTGCGCTTTCGCCACCACAACGGCGGATGGCGGCGCTTCGAGATTCGCGAGCAGGCTCTGGCAAGGGACAAGCACGACCAGGTCACGCGGATTATCGGCGTGGCCAAGGACATCACCGACCAGATCGAAGCCAGTGAATCCCTGCGCGACAGCGAACAGCGTTACCGGATGCTCGCTGAAAGCATCAGCGACGTGATTTTCTCCACCGATAGCCGAATGGCACTCAACTACGTCAGCCCGTCGGTGCAATCGGTGCTGGGCTACGAAGTCGAGTGGATTTTCCACAATGGCTGGCAATCGACCATCGCCAACCCACAGCAGTTGACCGGCATATTCCACCTCATGGACCGGGTCAGCAAAGCGCTGGATAAACCCGATCAACTGGCATTGTTGCGCAGCCAGGTGCAGACCCAATTGTTCCTGTTCGACTGCCTGCGGGCCGACGGGCGCAAGATTCCCATCGAGTTGCGGCTGGTACTGGTCTGGGATGAACACGGTGCGTTTGAAGGCGTGTTGGGGGTCGGTCGCGATATCAGCCAGCAACGCCGCGCCGAGAAAGACCTGCGCATGGCGGCTACGGTTTTTGAACACTCGACCTCGGCGATCCTGATCACCGACCCGGCCGGCTATATCGTCCAGGCCAACGAGGCGTTCAGCCGCGTCAGTGGTTATGCGGTGGAGCAAGTCCTCGACCAGTTGCCGAACATGCTGACCGTCGACGAGCAGCAGGAAGCCCATCTGCGTTATGTACTCAAGCAACTGAGCCAGCACAGCACCTGGGAAGGCGAAGTCTGGCTCAAGCGCCGCAATGGTGAGCACTATCCGGCCTGGGTCGGCATCACCGCCGTTCTGGATGATGAGGGCGATCTGGCCAGTTACGTGTGCTTCTTCACCGACATCAGCGAGCGCAAGGCCAGTGAACAGCGGATTCACCGCCTCGCCTATTACGACGCCCTGACGCACCTGCCCAACCGCACATTGTTCCAGGACCGTCTGCACACCGCATTGCAAGCGGCGGAACGGCAAAAGTCCTGGGTGGTGCTGATGTTCCTCGACCTGGACCGCTTCAAGCCGATCAACGACTCCCTGGGGCATGCCGCAGGCGATCGCATGCTCAAGGACATGGCCACGCGCCTGCTCGGCTGCGTCGACGATGACGACACCGTGGCGCGCATGGGTGGCGACGAGTTCACCTTGCTCCTGCAACCGCGAGCCAACCGCCAAATCGCCTTGAACCGGGCGATTCATGTGGCAGAGCAGATACTCGCCAGCCTGGTGAAACCCTTTGTGCTCGAAGGCCGCGAATTCTTCGTGACCGCCAGTATCGGCATCGCCCTCAGCCCGCAGGACGGTAACGAACTCAGCCAGTTGATGAAGAACGCCGACACCGCGATGTACCACGCCAAGGAACGAGGCAAGAACAACTTCCAGTTCTACCAGGCGGACATGAACGCCAGTGCCCTGGAGCGTCTGGAGCTGGAAAGCGACTTGCGCCACGCCCTGGAGCAAAACGAATTCGTGCTGTATTACCAGCCGCAATTCAGTGGCGACGGCAAACGCTTGACCGGCGCCGAAGCCCTGCTGCGCTGGCGCCATCCACGACGTGGCCTGGTGCCGCCGGGGGACTTCATTCCGGTGCTCGAAGAACTCGGCCTGGTGGTGGATGTCGGCGACTGGGTGATCAGCGAGGCTTGTCGCCAGCTGAAAAACTGGCACCAGACCAAGGTGCGCGTGCCGAAGGTCTCGGTGAACATTTCCGCCCGGCAGTTCTCGGATGGTCAGCTCGGTACGCGGATCGCCACCATTCTCAAGGAAACCGGCCTGCCGCCGGCCTGCCTGGAACTGGAGTTGACCGAGAGTATCCTGATGCGCGAAGTCTGCGAGGCGATGCAGATCCTCGATGGCCTGAAGAACCTCGGCCTGAGCATTGCGGTCGACGACTTCGGCACCGGGTATTCATCGCTCAACTACCTCAAGCAGTTCCCGATCGACGTACTGAAAATCGACCGAACCTTCGTCGACGGCCTGCCCTCGGGTGAACAGGATGCACAGATTGCCCGCGCGATCATCGCCATGGCCCACAGTCTCAACCTGGCAGTGATCGCCGAGGGCGTGGAAACCCAGGAACAACTGGACTTCCTGCGCGAACACGGTTGCGATGAGGTTCAAGGCTACCTGTTCGGCCGCCCGATGCCGGCCAACAAGTTTGCAGCGCAATTCAGCAATGATGCCCTCTTCATGTTTGATTGA
- the ettA gene encoding energy-dependent translational throttle protein EttA, translating to MAQYVFTMHRLGKVVPPKREILKNISLSFFPGAKIGVLGLNGSGKSTLLKIMAGVDTEFDGEARPMPDLNIGYLPQEPQLDPTKTVREVVEEAVSVIKDAQARLDEVYAAYADPDADFDKLAAEQAKLEAILQASDGHNLERQLEVAADALRLPAWDAKVEHLSGGEKRRVALCRLLLSAPDMLLLDEPTNHLDADSVAWLEHFLHDFPGTVVAITHDRYFLDNVAGWILELDRGAGIPYEGNYSGWLEAKSDRLAQESKQQSAHEKAMKEELEWVRKGAKARQSKSKARLQRFEEMQSQEFQKRSETNEIYIPAGPRLGDKVIEFKNVTKGYGDRVLIDNLSFSMPKGAIVGVIGGNGAGKSTLFRMLMGKETPDSGSIEVGETVQLACVDQSREDLDGSKTVFQQISDGSDQIRIGNYEIPSRTYVGRFNFKGGDQQKFVKDLSGGERGRLHLALTLKEGGNVLLLDEPSNDLDVETLRSLEEALLDFPGAAIVISHDRWFLDRVATHILAYEDDSQAVFFEGNYTEYEADRKKRLGEAAAQPHRVRHKKLA from the coding sequence ATGGCTCAATACGTATTCACCATGCATCGGCTGGGCAAAGTTGTGCCGCCGAAGCGGGAAATCCTGAAAAACATCTCATTGTCCTTCTTCCCAGGCGCCAAGATCGGCGTGCTCGGCCTCAACGGTTCGGGTAAATCCACGCTGCTGAAAATCATGGCGGGCGTTGACACCGAGTTCGACGGCGAAGCCCGTCCGATGCCGGACCTCAACATCGGCTACCTGCCGCAAGAGCCGCAACTGGATCCGACCAAGACCGTGCGTGAAGTGGTCGAGGAAGCCGTCAGCGTGATCAAGGACGCGCAAGCGCGCCTGGACGAGGTCTACGCCGCCTATGCCGACCCGGATGCCGACTTCGACAAACTGGCTGCCGAACAGGCCAAGCTCGAAGCGATCCTGCAGGCCAGCGACGGTCATAACCTGGAACGCCAACTGGAAGTCGCCGCCGATGCACTGCGCCTGCCGGCCTGGGATGCCAAAGTCGAACACCTGTCCGGTGGTGAAAAGCGCCGTGTGGCGCTGTGCCGCCTGCTGCTGTCCGCCCCCGACATGCTGTTGCTCGACGAACCGACCAACCACCTGGACGCCGATTCCGTCGCCTGGCTGGAGCACTTCCTGCACGACTTCCCGGGCACCGTGGTAGCGATCACGCACGACCGTTACTTCCTGGACAACGTGGCCGGCTGGATCCTCGAGCTCGACCGTGGCGCGGGCATTCCTTACGAGGGCAACTATTCGGGTTGGCTGGAAGCCAAGTCCGATCGTCTGGCCCAGGAATCCAAGCAGCAGTCGGCCCATGAAAAGGCCATGAAGGAAGAACTGGAGTGGGTGCGCAAAGGCGCCAAGGCCCGCCAGTCGAAATCCAAGGCTCGTCTGCAACGCTTCGAGGAAATGCAATCGCAGGAATTCCAGAAGCGCAGCGAAACCAACGAGATCTACATCCCGGCCGGTCCGCGCCTGGGCGACAAGGTCATCGAGTTCAAGAACGTCACCAAGGGCTACGGCGATCGCGTGCTGATCGACAACCTGTCGTTCTCCATGCCTAAAGGCGCCATCGTCGGTGTAATCGGCGGTAACGGTGCCGGTAAGTCGACCCTGTTCCGCATGCTGATGGGCAAGGAAACGCCGGACTCGGGCAGCATCGAAGTCGGTGAAACCGTGCAACTGGCGTGCGTCGATCAGAGCCGCGAAGACCTGGACGGCAGCAAGACCGTGTTCCAGCAGATTTCCGATGGCTCCGACCAGATCCGCATCGGCAACTACGAGATCCCGTCGCGTACCTACGTCGGTCGCTTCAACTTCAAGGGCGGCGATCAGCAGAAGTTCGTCAAGGACCTGTCCGGTGGTGAGCGCGGTCGCTTGCACCTGGCCCTGACCCTGAAAGAGGGCGGCAACGTCCTGCTGCTCGACGAACCGTCCAACGACCTCGACGTTGAAACCCTGCGTTCCCTGGAAGAAGCCCTGCTGGACTTCCCGGGCGCTGCCATTGTGATCTCTCACGATCGGTGGTTCCTTGACCGCGTCGCCACTCACATCCTGGCGTACGAAGACGACTCGCAAGCGGTGTTCTTCGAAGGCAACTACACCGAGTACGAAGCCGATCGCAAAAAACGCCTCGGCGAAGCCGCTGCCCAGCCGCATCGGGTACGCCACAAGAAACTGGCCTGA
- the gdhA gene encoding NADP-specific glutamate dehydrogenase, with product MIESVESFLARLKKRDPDQPEFHQAVEEVLRSLWPFLEANPHYLTSGILERMCEPERAIVFRVSWVDDQGKVQVNRGFRIQMNSAIGPYKGGLRFHPSVNLGVLKFLAFEQTFKNSLTSLPMGGGKGGSDFDPKGKSDAEVMRFCQAFMSELYRHIGADVDVPAGDIGVGAREIGFLFGQYKRLSNQFTSVLTGKGPSYGGSLIRPEATGFGCVYFAEEMLKRRGQTVEGKRVAISGSGNVAQYAARKVMDLGGKVISLSDSEGTLYCESGLTEAQWQAVLELKNVQRGRISELAGRFGLEFLAGQHPWGLSCDIALPCATQNELDAEAARALLRNGCTCVAEGANMPTTLEAVDLFIEAGILFAPGKASNAGGVAVSGLEMSQNAMRLLWTGGEVDSKLHAIMQSIHHACVHYGEENGQVNYVKGANIAGFVKVADAMLAQGVV from the coding sequence ATGATCGAATCCGTCGAATCCTTCCTTGCCCGCCTGAAAAAACGCGACCCGGATCAGCCTGAATTCCACCAGGCCGTCGAAGAAGTCCTGCGCAGTTTGTGGCCCTTTCTCGAAGCCAATCCGCACTATCTGACTTCCGGCATCCTGGAGCGCATGTGCGAGCCGGAGCGGGCGATCGTCTTTCGGGTTTCCTGGGTCGATGATCAGGGCAAGGTCCAGGTCAATCGCGGTTTCCGTATCCAGATGAACAGCGCAATCGGCCCGTACAAGGGCGGCTTGCGTTTCCACCCTTCGGTGAATCTCGGGGTGTTGAAGTTCCTGGCCTTCGAGCAGACCTTCAAGAACTCGCTGACGTCGTTGCCCATGGGTGGCGGGAAGGGGGGCTCGGACTTCGACCCGAAAGGCAAGAGCGACGCGGAGGTCATGCGCTTCTGCCAGGCCTTCATGAGCGAGCTGTACCGCCACATTGGTGCCGACGTTGATGTGCCGGCCGGTGATATCGGCGTCGGTGCCCGCGAGATCGGTTTCCTGTTCGGCCAGTACAAACGCCTGAGCAACCAGTTCACCAGCGTGCTGACCGGCAAGGGGCCGAGCTACGGCGGCAGTCTGATTCGCCCCGAGGCCACCGGTTTCGGTTGCGTGTACTTCGCCGAAGAAATGCTCAAGCGTCGCGGTCAAACCGTTGAAGGCAAACGCGTGGCGATTTCGGGGTCGGGCAACGTCGCGCAGTACGCTGCGCGCAAGGTCATGGATCTGGGCGGCAAGGTGATTTCGCTGTCCGATTCCGAAGGCACGCTGTATTGCGAAAGCGGTTTGACCGAAGCGCAATGGCAAGCGGTGCTTGAACTGAAAAACGTCCAGCGTGGACGCATCAGCGAATTGGCCGGCCGTTTTGGCCTGGAGTTCCTCGCCGGCCAGCACCCTTGGGGGCTGAGCTGCGACATCGCGCTGCCATGCGCCACGCAAAATGAACTGGATGCCGAGGCGGCCCGTGCGCTGTTGCGCAATGGCTGCACCTGTGTAGCGGAAGGGGCGAACATGCCAACCACCCTGGAGGCTGTGGACCTGTTTATCGAGGCGGGCATTTTGTTTGCACCGGGCAAGGCGTCGAACGCCGGCGGTGTGGCGGTGAGCGGGCTGGAGATGTCACAGAACGCCATGCGCCTGCTGTGGACCGGCGGTGAAGTGGACAGCAAGCTTCACGCGATCATGCAGTCGATTCACCATGCGTGCGTGCATTACGGGGAAGAGAACGGCCAGGTCAACTACGTCAAAGGCGCGAACATCGCCGGCTTCGTCAAAGTCGCCGACGCCATGCTCGCCCAAGGTGTGGTTTAA
- a CDS encoding GreA/GreB family elongation factor, which yields MSRAFVNEDNAAAQADQPVERQVSVQPNYVTPSGLTQLQAKVAELQTLLGELNALGELADKQREADLQRDLRYFNQRLQSAQVAPPASSTKKVQIGSRVTFADEHNHEQTVQIVGEDQADATVGLINWASPLGRALLGAQLGDEVLWQRPAGDQLIEIIRIQPA from the coding sequence ATGAGTCGTGCCTTCGTCAATGAAGATAATGCCGCCGCGCAAGCCGATCAGCCGGTCGAACGGCAGGTCAGTGTGCAACCCAATTACGTTACGCCCTCAGGCCTGACCCAGTTGCAGGCGAAGGTCGCGGAGCTGCAAACCCTGCTGGGAGAACTGAACGCCCTGGGTGAGCTGGCCGACAAGCAGCGCGAAGCTGATCTTCAGCGCGACTTGAGGTATTTCAACCAGCGCCTGCAAAGCGCTCAAGTGGCACCGCCTGCCAGCTCAACGAAGAAAGTGCAGATCGGCAGCCGGGTGACGTTCGCGGACGAACACAATCACGAGCAAACGGTGCAAATAGTGGGCGAGGACCAGGCCGATGCGACGGTCGGCCTGATCAACTGGGCTTCACCGCTGGGCCGGGCGTTGCTCGGGGCACAACTGGGCGATGAGGTGCTGTGGCAACGCCCGGCCGGCGATCAACTGATCGAGATCATCCGCATTCAACCGGCTTAA
- a CDS encoding DUF4105 domain-containing protein has translation MLKRLAWLALSICAPLSAASQVDPQRLQQLANDPFWISLGHYETAKLGGWRSYVSDKKFFLAADGNEHPDHELAATVQALYAPASAGEQHAQCVYPARTRWLKAQLNLTDLPTVDCAEFKQWFKDVSPHSAVMIFPAAYLNSPSSMFGHTLLRIDQADVQSDKTSLLSYAINFGAYIEGSDNSILYAWKGLMGGYPGLFALVPYQEKLSEYRSLENRDLWEYRLNLTQAETARMVEHVWELKQIKFDYFFFDENCSYRLLELLQVARPSLRLTEQFPLTAIPTDTVKAVKEAGLVESIQYRPSRERELLSRAAPLTDEEQQWVLKVSADQKQLQAPAFKAQPRDRQALIIDAAYRLERYRANGQERDPARAQRSFELLRAINQNPAPELDIPQPGLPEDGHESRTWQAGLGTRGDKAFGEYGLRMAYHDLNDNAESFPLGAQIEILQLKLRQYEGNDWQLQQLDLATIRSLTPRNELLQPLSWQVTGGLERVPGKHDDETLVSHVNGGGGGTWQLGDDLLGFALGTVRVEHNNDFAGFIAPAAGFNTGLLWKNPLGNFSLEAKGDFFTNGEVRRGLSLNQQWELSRNLGLRLSAQREFSHLATPENEVMLEVKWYHY, from the coding sequence ATGCTCAAACGCCTTGCCTGGCTGGCGCTCAGTATCTGCGCCCCGCTGTCCGCCGCGTCTCAAGTCGATCCACAACGTTTGCAGCAACTGGCCAACGACCCTTTCTGGATTTCCCTGGGTCATTACGAAACCGCCAAGCTCGGCGGCTGGCGCAGCTACGTCAGTGACAAAAAATTCTTCCTCGCCGCCGATGGCAATGAACACCCTGATCACGAACTGGCGGCCACCGTGCAAGCGCTGTATGCCCCGGCCAGTGCTGGCGAACAGCATGCCCAATGCGTTTACCCGGCCCGCACCCGCTGGCTGAAAGCGCAGCTCAACCTGACGGATCTGCCGACCGTGGACTGCGCTGAGTTCAAGCAGTGGTTCAAGGATGTTTCGCCCCACAGCGCGGTGATGATTTTTCCGGCTGCCTACCTGAACAGTCCATCTTCGATGTTCGGCCACACCCTGTTGCGCATCGATCAGGCCGATGTACAGAGCGACAAGACCTCACTGCTCAGTTACGCGATCAACTTCGGCGCCTACATCGAAGGCTCGGACAACAGCATCCTCTATGCCTGGAAAGGCCTGATGGGCGGGTATCCGGGCCTCTTTGCACTGGTGCCGTACCAGGAAAAACTCTCGGAATACCGCAGCCTGGAAAACCGTGACCTGTGGGAATACCGGCTGAACCTGACCCAGGCAGAAACGGCGCGCATGGTCGAGCACGTCTGGGAACTGAAACAGATCAAGTTCGACTATTTTTTCTTCGACGAAAACTGTTCCTATCGCCTGCTGGAGTTGCTGCAAGTGGCTCGCCCGAGCCTGCGCCTGACCGAACAATTCCCCCTGACGGCCATTCCCACCGACACCGTCAAAGCGGTGAAAGAGGCCGGGCTGGTGGAGTCCATCCAATATCGACCGTCGCGCGAGCGAGAACTTTTGAGCCGCGCCGCGCCCTTGACCGATGAAGAGCAACAGTGGGTGCTGAAGGTCAGCGCCGACCAGAAACAATTGCAGGCCCCGGCGTTCAAGGCACAGCCCCGCGACCGCCAGGCGTTGATCATCGACGCCGCTTATCGACTGGAGCGCTACCGGGCCAATGGACAGGAACGCGATCCCGCACGGGCCCAGCGCAGCTTCGAACTGCTGCGGGCGATCAATCAGAACCCGGCACCGGAGCTGGACATCCCGCAACCCGGCCTGCCGGAGGACGGTCACGAATCCCGCACCTGGCAGGCCGGTCTCGGCACCCGGGGCGACAAGGCGTTTGGTGAATACGGCCTGCGCATGGCCTATCACGACCTCAACGACAACGCCGAAAGTTTCCCCCTCGGCGCGCAGATCGAAATCCTCCAGCTCAAATTGCGCCAGTACGAAGGCAATGACTGGCAGTTACAGCAACTGGATCTGGCGACCATCCGCTCCCTGACACCGCGCAATGAGTTGCTGCAACCGCTGTCGTGGCAGGTCACAGGCGGTCTGGAGCGGGTCCCGGGCAAACATGACGACGAAACCCTGGTCAGCCACGTCAACGGCGGCGGCGGTGGCACCTGGCAACTGGGCGACGACCTGCTGGGTTTTGCCCTGGGCACCGTGCGGGTCGAGCACAACAATGACTTCGCCGGTTTTATCGCCCCGGCGGCGGGTTTCAACACGGGCCTGCTGTGGAAAAATCCGCTGGGCAACTTCAGTCTGGAGGCCAAGGGCGATTTCTTCACCAATGGCGAAGTGCGTCGTGGCCTGAGCCTGAACCAGCAGTGGGAACTGTCGCGCAACCTGGGCTTGCGCCTGAGCGCCCAGCGCGAATTCAGCCACCTGGCCACGCCCGAGAACGAAGTGATGCTTGAGGTGAAGTGGTATCACTACTAG
- a CDS encoding DUF3015 domain-containing protein, whose translation MKRILLGTLFTVASLNAMAQAPGGPDCGWGNMLFEGQRGTPAHFLASTTNGTSGNATFGMTSGTNGCATNASLTYGGKSWFAMNGMMNELSEDMAKGQGEALTTYAVVLGVAPEDRAHFAAVTHEHFQQIFSKADVTAEDVHTNTLAVLKNDPRLAKYATQA comes from the coding sequence ATGAAACGGATTCTTCTCGGTACTCTCTTCACCGTTGCATCCCTCAACGCCATGGCTCAAGCGCCAGGCGGTCCGGATTGCGGTTGGGGCAACATGCTGTTCGAAGGTCAGCGTGGTACTCCGGCTCACTTCCTGGCATCCACCACCAACGGCACTTCCGGTAACGCAACCTTCGGCATGACTTCCGGGACCAACGGTTGCGCAACCAACGCGTCGCTGACCTATGGCGGCAAATCCTGGTTCGCCATGAATGGCATGATGAACGAGCTGTCCGAAGACATGGCTAAAGGTCAGGGCGAAGCGCTGACCACTTACGCCGTGGTACTGGGCGTGGCGCCGGAAGACCGTGCGCACTTCGCCGCCGTCACTCACGAGCACTTCCAACAGATCTTCAGCAAAGCTGACGTGACCGCTGAAGATGTTCATACCAACACCCTGGCCGTTCTGAAAAACGACCCTCGTCTGGCCAAGTACGCCACTCAAGCTTAA